Within the Salmo salar chromosome ssa12, Ssal_v3.1, whole genome shotgun sequence genome, the region AAATAGATCTAATGTAAGACTAacagtgacatgcttacttatggacccttcccaacaatgcagagaggaaaaaaagtataatagaaagataataacacaaggaataaatacacaatatgTAACAATAGTATGAGGCTATCAAAGATGGCAGCTCACCGAATTGGAAAATGTAGTCCCAGCATTGGCAGAAAGTGTCCCAGGGCATGGGGAACAGCTTGTGTAACCAGGCGGGCATAGCCATGGTGAGGAGTGTCATGACAAACATGGTGTTAATGGACTGGATGAAACACTCTGTCTCTGTGGGAACCACAGGGTCTAGGCAACCAATCTTGGACTCGAACAAGACTGAGGAGATCCCTGCAGAGAGGAAGACAGGCACAGGTCAAGGGTGAGAAGGGTTTGAAGGGCTTTCCGGAAGGGCTTTGTTTTGTTTTCCCTCTGTAATACAGATACAATCAAGCCTATTATAGACTTGTCAGAGTACCCTATCCTACCATACACAAGTAAGTGGTGGTACGGTCCCGTGTGGTGgtaaggtcccgtgtggctcagttggtagagcatggtgtttgcaacgccagggttgtgggttcgattcccacgggggaccagtacggagaataaatgtatgaaatgtatgcgttcactactgtaagtcactctggataagagcgtctgctaaatgactaaaatgtaaatggactAAACTAGAAGCCCTCAATGCTAATTGACATTGATACAATAAAGTTGCTTCCTGATCTTGTATCTTATTACGGGACTGATCTCAGATAACCTCACACCTGACCTCGGATGCTGAACTCATATGCCACCGTATAAAAACAAAGAGAACAGGTTGAGTGCAAATAGGTCTTACCTTCGAGGCCGAAGCGGTAGAACTCACTGCTGATGTTCGGGACGAGACCGCAGGGGTCCTGGCGCCTGCTGAGGCGGAGCTTAGCAATGAGGTCATCAACAACGGCATTTAGAGTGGTGTCGTAGGCCTCCACCGCCTTTGGATGTAGCATGTGCTTCCCCAGGAGACTCCGCACCGCCTGCCACTCCTCCCCTTCACTGAAGAGAGTAAATGTTACCGTTGCAAAATTcctggaactttcaataaattccatgGCTTTCCCGAAAATTCCTGTAAtaaggagggaataagcaggaaatccggaatcctccaaccaggttTTTTGGAAAAACAGGGAACGAATTTAAAGTTCCCAGCTATTTGCAACCCTAAGTAAGGTaaacagaaaataatgtcatcaATGAGTTTGCACAGCAAACATCCAATAGTTTACATGTTTTATACAGGCTGAGCCAACTGTAACTGTAGGCTACTTGATTGAACTGTAATTGAACTGTGAGCATTTTCATATTCCTGCTCATTAGGTTATAACCCATAGGTAATAATAGATCATAGGCTGACatctgactctctgtctgtgtctgtctgccttctAGACCAATTAGTCCTTTGTCTTAaaaggatacttcaggattttggcaaactcatggataccatttgtatgtctctgcatccagtatgaaggaagtttgaGGTAGTTTCgctagccaatgctaactagtgttagcacaatgactggaagtctatggtaactgcatgctagttaataccatagacttccattcATTGCCCTAAACACTAGTTAGCAAATGTGCTAATGcaagttagcaacttccttcaaactgcacacagagacatggtatccacgagttcatcagactagggaagtagataaagggcttcattgccaaaatcctgaagtatccctttaagtctTTGTTTCATCTCTGTTAATCTTTCCTGCTTCCTGTCAACAGCACATGAACCGGATGTCAGAAGAGCTTAGATTAGCATGACAAGCATGGGAGGGGAgacagcagaggaggagagtAATGGTACCCACGCTGTGAGCAGTCCGTAGCCATGACCTCGTTGTTTCCTGTAGTCCTTCCAGGAGGAGAGGTCAGAGCGGATGGGGGTCTTGCCCTCCTGCCTCAGCACTTGCTCAATCAGGGCTGGCTCTGCCACGTGCACCGTCAGGATGGGGCCGAAGCTGGTCTTCCACATCGGCCCATAGCGCTTCACACCCTCAAGCTGGGAGAAGACAACACATTAGTACACAACGCATATAGATGGTATGATTCACTGGAGATGGAACCATCCATAGAATTAGAAATAATCTATTTCTATGGACGTAGCATCAACATGTTGTGAGCAGACCTAGCTACAGTTCTATGACTGTACGTacatgactgtacatacataccccaaccagaagccatggattacaggcaacatccacactgagctaaagggtagagctgccactttcaaggagcgggactctaacccggaagcatataaggaatcccgctatgccctccgacgaaccatcaaacaggcaaagcgtcaatacaggataaagattgaatcgtactacaccagctccgatgctcgtcggatgtggcagggcttgcaaactattacagactactacacctccctctgaaactggatcctggacttcctgatgggccgccccccaggtggtaagggtagcaatcaacacatccgccacactgatcatcaacacgggggcccctcaggggtgcgtgtgctcagtcccctcctgtactccctgttcacacatgactgcatggccaggcacgactccaacaccatcattaagttcgcAGGTGgcacaacagtggttggcctgatcacagacaacgatgagacagcctataaggaggtcagagacctggccgtgtggtgtcaggacaacaacctctccctcaacgtgatcaagagaaagaagatgattgtggaccacaggaaaaggaggaccgagcacgaccccattctcatcgacggggctgtagtggagcaggttgagagcttcaagttccttggtgtccacatcactaacaaactatcatgttccaaacacaccaagacagtcgtgaagagggcatgaaaaagattgactgaaaagatttggcatgggtcctcagatcctcaaaaagttctacagctgcaccatcgagagcatcctgactggttgcatcactgcctggtatggcaactgttcagcCTTCgcccgcaaggcactacagagggtagtgcgtacggcccagtacatcactgaggccaagcttcctgccatccaggacctctataccaggtggtgtcagaggaaggcccctaaaaaaagactccagccaccctagtcatagactgttctctaccgcacggcaagcggtaccagagcgcaaagtctaggtccaaaaggcttcttaacagcttctacccccaagccataagaatcctgaacagctaatcacatggttacccagactatttgcatctatgcatagtcactttaactctacctacatgtacatattacctcaattacctcaattacctcgactaactgatgcccccgcacatttactctgtaccagtaccccctgtatatagccttgctattgttattttactgctgctcttgaattattttttacttatctatttttttacttaacacgtgtttttcttaaaactgcattgttggttaagggccagtaagtaagcatttcactaaggtctaaacctgttgtattcggcccatgttttaaatacaatttcatttaatTTTAAAGCTGCTGATGTAAAGTGTATGGACAAAATCTGTACAAAAAATGTCAAAGCTTTGGGAGCGCCAGTCAAGCTGTGATAGAAAGCTTGCCTTCTTGCTCCTTGTGCTCCCCATCTACACCTATGAGGCAGCAGGTAAACAGAAAAGTGCCCTAGTGGCCTAAGGCACTTTCCTGCTCAATGCCCTATCAGTGTAAGAGAACTGATGTATGTATACCATTTATCTAACATAGTCTATGCATATGCAACTGCATGTCTGGTGCATTTAGGTCATCACAGTATAGCTTATGTTGGCCCTCTCATTGCTTTTTAATTGCTGGGCAATTACATTACACACTGGTGGTTAAgttgtacagtagcctacatgtAAGGAGAGGCTGTGACAGAGTGTCTGCCCTACAGCACCATGCCACACCCAACAGCAATGTCATAATCTATCTATTACAAGACAATGTGTGATGACCAGTTAAATCTGCCAATGAAACATTCGTTATGGTATTGCTGTTTATGAGACATTATGAAACACTAATTCCATACATTCACGCGCCTATCTTGCTTTAATATAAAGAAAGTCGTgactaaaaagaaaaaaaatgaacaaGTCATCAAAATAATTTACCTGCAGCTCGTGGAGGCGGGACAGTCCCCGTTTGGCGAAGAGGTCCCAGGCAAATTTGGCGACGGTGGGTCCCGGCATTTCCTCCAGGGTTTTCACCCTGTGCGCCGCCTCTGCCTTCTTCCGGCCAACTGAGCTCTCAGCCCAATTGTCCATCCACTTGATCAGCGGGGTCATACTGCGACCAGACACTTTGAGGGCTTGCTGCAGCATCCTTTTTGCTATGTTCATGTACTGGTAGGGAAACAAATGCAAGTCTATCGGGTGTCGGTGCTCATCTTGCACCAAGGCACCAAGACACTATTTATATCGCTCGACCCATGTCGGACTGGGACCTGCGCGACATAGAGTTGTTAAGTTTCTCATTGGGGGCCAATTAAAGCGAATCCTGGCGTCGACCCCACCCAGTGGCAAGGTTTTGGACGCAGTAGGCGTGGACTATTTGGAAGGTGTGTCCAGATCGCAGAAGTCAGACTAGCGCACACATGgaaggtaaataatacttttttctgtatttttctcTAACACCGATGGAGGCTGCCTAGAAATAATTTTCGGGCTAGGCCATTAGGAGGAAATTAATAACAAACAGATAATGCATGATAGAATGCGTTTCCATAaatacagcctggtctcatacacTTGAAGTAATATAGTAAACGTGATTCCGGGACAATCAAATTAGTATGCTatattatgtttggtatggttacataagccAGAAGGTTACATAAGGTAAAAACGAAAGGAGAGTGGTTGattgggatggatggatggatgaataggtGGGCGTATAAcgtgaatgtctagcaacccaagggttgtatgtttgaatctcatcatggacaacctTAGCATTTGAGCAACTTTTCAGCAACTTACTACATTTTAGCaattttgcaactacttagcatgttagctaaccatgaccttaacccttttagctaacccttcccctaaccttaaccctttaaccgaactcctaaccttaacattagccacaacaaattggatttcgtaacatattgtacatttagcaaatttgtaacatTGTGCTGGACcacaagaagagtagctgctgtaatTTGTTACaaatcatacgaaatggatgatgaacatccacaaattaatacataccatatgaaacgtaaCGTCATACTAATTGGAGATTTTCTCAAATgtatgtacagaataatacaacattctctgagaccaggttgcagcgGGTGTAGTCTACCATTTCAATGTATTCTACTCCTATTCTATTATGTTAATCTGGTGTGGATAAGTAATTCTACACTTGCATGAGTATGAAACAAACAAGCAATATCAAAATCACATGTCAGGCCGTTTACTAAAGAATATTCGGGTATTCTATAAGGGATATGCTTTCTTTCAATGGGGTTAATGTATTGTATTTCAGTGACTAGAAAAACCCATGacaaattttataaaatgattgaTCCTGACATTTTAGAATGCATTTCCCAGTCCTGTAGGTGTCGAGCAATACGTCTATCCAATTATTGTCGTCTGAATTCAAGGATTCGCTAAAACTGCGAATTATTTGCTCATAAAGGGTCTACTGAGAATGTATTGCAATAGACTACGTGGATTAGGCTACTTGCTGACTCGGGGATTTCCTGTTGGGGCTCGCCTCCGCCATTGCGCGAGCACGAGTGAGAAAATCCTGACCCGCTTTCACTGAAGTGGATGCGTGCCAAGACGCAATGTGTGCGCCTCGCACCATGAAGTAATAGTGATTATAGGCCTACTTGGAATCTGGTTTGACGTTTGCTCTTATGCTTCTATAGTTCAAGCCAGAAAGCCCTTTCCCCGGATGCCATTTTCAGAGAATGATCGAACACTGAAATACCTACGACGCTAACCAAATACAGACACAGATTTGGTCCGCCTTTAGATACTTTTTGTGGCCAATTTGCATGCCCACGCGGCCAGTCAGTGGGAAATCATTAGATATCCTTGGGAAATTATTATTCTAGTAATTTACCTTCTAGTTCCCCAAATTCTAAGATTTTTTAAaacgtttttattttattatatctATTTGAATTGTTCTGCATAAGACTATAAAAACGTGATCGTATATAAATGTAAGcatggtttgaaattattatattTTAGTAAAATATTGTATTTGTTTGGGCTTCTTGAGGTGAATTTGCAGTCTACAAGGTATTTGCAGTTCTGTTCCgaccccctgaccatccgctcaagaaaaagtAGGACCGCGGCTGaatctacactacatgaccaaaagtatgtgggaacctgctcatcgaacatctcattccaaaatcatgggcattaatatggtcccccttttgctgctgtaacagcctccactcttctagggaggctttccactagatgttggaacattgctgcagggacttgcttccattcagccacgagcattaagtgaggtcgggcacttatgttgggcaattaggcctggctcgcagttggcattccaattcatcccaaaggtgtttgatggggttgaggtcagggctctgtgcagaacagccctagaccattattcctcatgcaccaaactttacagttgacattatgcattcgggcaggtagtgttctcctggcgtccgccaaacccagattcatccgtcggactgccagatgctgaagcgtgattcatcactccagagaacgcgtttccattactccagagtccaatggcggcgagctttgcaccactccagctgacgcttggcattgatgttgcttccagaggcagtttggaactcggtagtgagtgttgcaactgaagacagacgatttttacttgCTTAAGCACTCAcggccccgttctgtgagcttgtgtggcctaccacttcgtggctgagctgttgttgctcatagacgtttccacttcacaataagaaCGCTTACAGtttaccggggcagctctagcagggcagaaatttgatgaactgacttgttggaaaggtggcatcctatgatggtgccacgttgaaagtcactgagctcttcagtaaggccattctactgccaatgtttgtctatggagattgcatggcggtgtgctcgattttatgcacctgtcagcaatgtgtgtggctgaaatagctaaatCCACTTATTTGAAGGGGTGTAAAAGAAAAATCGAAAGTAATATGGATTGTCCCAGAGCCTTTAGTAGGTTATTTAGTATTTATTAGGTCCCCATTCCTTGGATCCAAACAGGATTAAAACAattacatcacaacaaaacaacagCCTACAATACTTCATACACACATTATTACATTCTTACTCAATTATTATTAGAAATGTACAATACTACAATATTAcaatgtgtttgtttgtaaagTGCGTgtgttagaatgtgtgtgtgtgtttgtctccttttttatttattttttattttatttattaggaTTCCCATTAGCTGGCGCCAAGGGCAACAGCTAGTCTtacaaaagactttacaattgCCATACAttaaaaaacattaacatgtagtgtgtgtgcatctgtcagttacacatacatgtcagtacatacacacaacaagtaggtcacatgggggaaaGCCATTGTGC harbors:
- the LOC106565446 gene encoding 25-hydroxyvitamin D-1 alpha hydroxylase, mitochondrial; the encoded protein is MNIAKRMLQQALKVSGRSMTPLIKWMDNWAESSVGRKKAEAAHRVKTLEEMPGPTVAKFAWDLFAKRGLSRLHELQLEGVKRYGPMWKTSFGPILTVHVAEPALIEQVLRQEGKTPIRSDLSSWKDYRKQRGHGYGLLTAEGEEWQAVRSLLGKHMLHPKAVEAYDTTLNAVVDDLIAKLRLSRRQDPCGLVPNISSEFYRFGLEGISSVLFESKIGCLDPVVPTETECFIQSINTMFVMTLLTMAMPAWLHKLFPMPWDTFCQCWDYIFQFAKGHIDQRLKEEAEKVARGEKVEGRYLTYFLTRTGLPMKTVYSNVTEMLLAGVDTISSTMSWSLYELSRHPEVQVSLREEVLAVMGGRRVPGAVDVARMPLMRAVVKEVLRLYPVIAANARVIADKDIQVGDYLLPKNTLITLCHFATSRNAAFFPNPDTFQPHRWLNRYKGHHPYASVPFGVGKRSCIGRRIAELEVYLALARILMQFDVKPDPEGSGAAVKPMTRTLLVPESEINLQFIER